A region of Leishmania infantum JPCM5 genome chromosome 31 DNA encodes the following proteins:
- a CDS encoding kinetoplast-associated protein-like protein — translation MAPRRSRAKRLHLPAVARCLAAQPSAAPHATVASPVAPPPAATAPAAKPPRSVEPPVATCVQPAATSVEPAAIVARAPVVEETPAAPAPNSTYAATVLTRVRTAEVQCPPDVTPASVAATASAVPASEAMPLAAPVSAAPSAHSPRAAISAHRGRLRAKRRAAAALARKSKHHRNTISAPQQAITPSTSSQPPAPAAAPETVPVATVEAPAAEAAVEPTSDAAASNIAQAGSAASELEGPAAATVVSSPPAPAPISTPHRSAISRIPKKRKFFAELDDNVTLPAAEATPPPASSERHLQASDAAVDALSVTKVASAVPSVTLTAAVEEVTKKTSAVAGALHAPAAARRMVTRRTSKTHAKGAAAKLQHSSGSLVSAEATLEAAPAVIASVTRKASAFSAATLTMAEKPATPTAPAVAAPSVEPLQRSASSTPPSTAPHVTSAAAVAPLGRATISRLSKKRKHFFAELEEPPASDAAPSVQGTSTLPAAAHAAVTLKGIGAATTIAAAEPTAPTVEAVVAPTAAAVAVADVVETKATATRAMARRRSMKRGKLPPEAAVAEAPSAAEAISSEATAPTPATPTVEATSASVPEAVQGAEVAAPAESIGEAATTADAARPVEGPTPPAAQRKLRTAKKKVKRLTAAAIRRRELAAYNRIPKRFRPPEVPRSVWSTPVAAPQSTPAPTDVPAAVSATQTKSMEATGVMHAEGQTPAVVEAIVEAPAVELAQPPPRASTASAAAAVEPEAPLTETTKSADLFAAPAEEQCLMGQARVATKSMKVRLAQSIRKRFFTSLEDVPAANPTEAAATETTAAAVEVQVAVPQTRAAMEAIEPSPQVAGDGTTVDAELTAAAEEAVAPKSTLNAESKAAPATSAVEEASTEAPQPMAAHPPTETNPAEEPSFKAVKPLCTGGVAPDSESVAVHTGAPALAQRKVVRVTNVRDLLKAIRKAKRAGKRGCSKERLSHRPLSQHLVTAVTGAVDEVVNAEASSTAAEANLPAEVSGAGIHAPLHKEAEAATAVEETEAPSATEQQTVVQAQAAEVEVEMCVESTTTMAAPEVTEVRLTEPVDKEAVQPPEALQHAEMLVAPAQAAVAAPVKDFLPRAFSSPSPARRQAAKQKIKKHAKLAAARLNKRQTYTVSATAPLAAEHAPAEAMDTPLVEAVHAAAEPPVPPAEEASAATLVRRSALVLPSGNVVVESFTDNEMVLRRTALDNSWDVGLRFDWQERTLAISSFPTFEETDKRSAHPFVHRFKSKPRWLLKEVNETNAAHMKKALDSMNRSLTARFVFRHLR, via the coding sequence ATGGCACCGCGCCGATCTCGCGCCAAGCGCCTTCACCTCCCCGCTGTGGCTCGGTGCCTTGCAGCACAGCCCTCCGCGGCTCCTCATGCGACGGTGGCCTCGCCAGTGGCTCCGCCGCCCGCTGCGACCGCGCCTGCAGCGAAACCGCCAAGATCGGTGGAGCCCCCTGTCGCCACATGTGTGCAGCCGGCGGCCACCTCCGTGGAGCCCGCAGCGATCGTTGCGCGAGCGCCAGTTGTCGAGGAAACccccgcagcaccagcaccgaaTTCCACGTATGCCGCGACCGTCCTTACAAGAGTGCGCACAGCCGAGGTGCAGTGCCCTCCTGACGTGACGCCGGCTTCTGTTGCCGCAACCGCCTCTGCGGTGCCCGCAAGTGAAGCGATGCCGCTGGCTGCTCCAGTatcagcagcaccatcggCGCATTCACCGCGAGCAGCCATCAGTGCACATCGTGGACGACTGCGTGCTAagcgacgcgcagctgcggcgctcgcgcgcaAGTCTAAGCATCATAGAAACACCATTTCCgcaccgcagcaggcgaTCACTCCCTCCACGTCGTCTCAGCCCCcggctcctgcagcggctccggAGACGGTGCCTGTTGCAACAGTGGAGGCTCCAGCAGCTGAGGCCGCAGTTGAGCCAACCTcggatgcagcagcgtcaaACATTGCACAAGCGGGCTCGGCGGCGTCAGAACTAGAAGGTCCAGCAGCTGCTACGGTGGTGTCGTCCcctccagcaccagcaccgatTTCCACTCCCCACCGCTCCGCGATCAGCCGCATTCCCAAGAAGCGAAAGTTCTTCGCAGAGCTTGATGATAATGTGACCCtaccagcagcagaggcaacaccaccacccgcctccTCAGAAAGGCATCTACAGGCCTCAGACGCTGCGGTGGATGCGCTGTCGGTGACCAAGGTTGCGTCCGCCGTGCCGTCTGTGACGCtgacagcagcagtggaggAAGTCACCAAGAAGACTTCCGCAGTTGCTGGTGCGCTGCacgctcccgctgctgcgcgtcgcaTGGTGACTCGCCGCACTTCCAAGACGCATGCAAagggagcagcggcgaagctCCAGcacagcagtggcagcctTGTCTCCGCCGAGGCTACCCTtgaagcagcgccggcagtaATAGCATCAGTGACCAGAAAAGCATCTGCCTTCAGTGCAGCCACGCTCACGATGGCCGAGAAGCCCGCGACACCGACTGCacctgccgtggcggcgccttCTGTGGAGCCTCTGCAGCGTTCTGCTTCCTCGACGCCTCCATCTACGGCCCCACACGTgacctctgccgctgcggtcgctCCATTGGGTCGTGCCACCATCAGCCGCCTCtcgaagaaaaggaagcacTTCTTCGCGGAGCTGGAAGAGCCCCCAGCAAgtgacgcagcgccgtcagtACAGGGGACCTCCACCctgcctgcggcggcgcacgctgCAGTGACTCTGAAGGGCATTGGCGCTGCAACTACgatagcggcagcggagcccacggcgccgacggtggAGGCCGTGGTGGCCcccactgcggcagcggtagcCGTGGCTGACGTGGTTGAGACGAAGGCAACGGCCACGCGGGCGATGGCGAGACGTCGAAGCATGAAGCGGGGGAAGCTCCCGCCGgaggccgcggtggcagagGCACCGTCGGCTGCAGAGGCGATTTCCTCTGAGGCCACTGCACCAACACCTGCGACGCCAACTGTTGAAGCGACGTCAGCTTCCGTGCCGGAAGCTGTTCAGGGTGCCGAAGTCGCAGCCCCTGCGGAGTCGATCGGAGAGGCGGCCACGACGGCAGACGCAGCTCGGCCAGTGGAGGGCCCCACTCctcccgctgcgcagcgcaagcTGCGTACCGCAAAAAAGAAGGTGAAGCGCCTAACTGCGGCGGCGATCCGGCGGCGCGAGCTGGCTGCGTACAATCGCATTCCGAAGCGCTTCCGCCCCCCAGAGGTGCCACGATCGGTGTGGTCTAcgccggtggcagcgccacaGAGCACGCCTGCACCGACAGATGTcccagcggcggtgagcgCAACGCAGACGAAGTCGATGGAGGCCACAGGGGTGATGCACGCAGAGGGACAGACACCGGCTGTGGTCGAGGCTATCGTGGAGGCACCCGCAGTCGAGTTGGCTCAGCCTCCACCACGTGCATCTACCGcctcggcagctgcagcggtggagcCGGAGGCGCCTCTCACCGAGACAACGAAGAGTGCAGACCTCTTCGCAGCCCCAGCAGAGGAGCAGTGTCTGATGGGTCAGGCGCGTGTAGCGACCAAGAGCATGAAGGTGCGCCTTGCACAGTCGATAAGGAAGCGCTTCTTCACTTCTCTCGAGGATGTGCCGGCTGCCAACCCgaccgaggcggcggccactgagacgaccgccgctgccgtggaaGTGCAAGTCGCCGTCCCTCAGACTCGTGCTGCCATGGAGGCGATCGAGCCTTCGCCTCAAGTGGCAGGCGACGGCACAACAGTGGATGCCGAGCTgactgccgctgcagaggAAGCTGTGGCGCCAAAAAGCACTCTCAACGCAGAAAGCAAGGCGGCCCCTGCTACATCAGCAGTGGAAGAGGCGTCCaccgaggcgccgcagccgatGGCggctcacccacccaccgaAACCAACCCGGCTGAGGAGCCCTCCTTCAAGGCTGTCAAACCACTGTGTACCGGCGGAGTAGCACCTGACTCAGAGTCGGTCGCGGTGCACACGGGCGCCCCTGCGCTCGCCCAGAGGAAGGTGGTGCGCGTCACCAACGTGCGGGACTTGCTGAAGGCGATTCGCAAGGCGAAGCGGGCCGGCAAGCGGGGGTGCTCAAAGGAGCGTCTTTCCCACAGGCCACTGTCGCAGCACCTCGTCACTGCCGTCACGGGAGCAGTAGATGAAGTCGTGAATGCGGAAGCGTCGTCCACGGCCGCAGAGGCGAATCTACCTGCGGAAGTAAGCGGTGCAGGAATCCATGCACCACTACATAAagaagcggaggcggcgacggctgtgGAGGAGACGGAAGCCCCCTCAGCGACTGAGCAGCAGACGGTGGTGCAGGCACAAGCGGCAGAGGTTGAGGTGGAGATGTGCGTTgagtcgacgacgacgatggcggcacCCGAAGTGACGGAGGTGCGCTTGACAGAGCCTGTGGACAAGGAAGCAGTGCAGCCGccagaggcgctgcagcatgcGGAGATGCTAGTGGCACCGGCACAAGCGGCAGTCGCGGCCCCCGTGAAGGACTTCCTGCCAcgcgccttctcttccccgtcgcctgcgcggcgccagGCGGCGAAGCAGAAGATCAAGAAGCACGCGAaactggcggcagcgcggctaAACAAGCGCCAGACTTACACCGTGTCGGCCACAGCGCCCCTGGCAGCAGAGCACGCCCCCGCTGAAGCTATGGACACCCCGCTGGTAGAGGCCGTacatgctgctgcagagccgcCCGTGCCGCCTGCAGAAGAGGCGTCCGCCGCAACTCTTGTGCGCCGTTCCGCACTGGTGCTGCCCAGCGGCAACGTGGTCGTGGAGTCATTCACGGACAATGAGATGGTGCTGCGTCGCACGGCCCTTGACAACAGCTGGGATGTCGGGCTGCGGTTTGACTGGCAGGAGCGCACGCTAGCCATCTCGTCATTCCCCACGTTTGAGGAGACGGACAAGCGGTCGGCTCACCCGTTTGTGCATCGGTTCAAGTCGAAGCCGCGGTGGCTGCTGAAAGAGGTGAACGAGACGAACGCGGCGCACATGAAGAAGGCACTGGACTCCATGAATCGGAGTTTGACAGCGCGTTTTGTCTTCAGGCATTTGAGGTAA
- a CDS encoding phosphatidylinositol-4-phosphate 5-kinase-like protein produces MSINSSAQAAAPAPATPKGSASDTGGTLTTAGNEPTVKKKKKLLNGANIKFTFPSGATYEGSFRDGRVEGYGVYTYAKTGDVYEGEWKADLKHGQGCYTFANGDKYTGQWYMGKKQGKGQFVFVNGNEYVGSWRRNEMNGYGLFLLASNGDRYEGYWNEGVRQGEGCLYYGNSDLYDGEWCSGQQQGLGVFLQSNDDLYCGQWDAGVMDGKGVLREKGILFLVEYVGGYLISKQRQSDALDETEKEWAPAYRHYLAWIERHQAPAASTLTAKEHSKLRDELQAALAENSILRKRLEDLLALHRPKALSDNSGGESPSTFLSAALEEAGAEYWKESLRKLESRLKLLECTLAERVVEVRKLREQLKKSDAKVRELELEDARRKVWLRGTKDKSAKETPLFNAQAPSAPPGLLDMDIIDANEVDQLREQNAGLMRLNEELQRKASFLATENAKLALKEEAAEEQYDKLMEEVERLRVTLENEGRVNMSIEPLKTGDIAATAAVSESVAVGVSSPVLPPFSPEMSLAHEELQQRLMQANQLNIELRLRMGKLERTAQSKPSVAGLSSFTPEASELARENEMLRSVVASLKGELAVMQSGLNDAKQQIALAHQRQVELEESMKMITHRKAANPQLHEALERKSARIANLELENAELARLLDETRADLEERQAISLETKQQSSFGSSTVGGALNELEFAQKEVKKLQRRIKKFTGERNSVTEQVYELQMRLARTDRSLSALQGRVTVFASIAGDGISGAAVADVAARVDATDSTKLVVCDCGEETTYQYDYCFDKDASVEQVFAELCGPLAFVWSGYQLALMTVGGFRSGKTGLVKEILPLFTKYLSKEAGEKPQRLFFSFTYRVAVVEISARGGFDCASGDNVTEVCCDSNGFVQPKNVRFVDCTSGSIPIVIDNLLAKRRQHYNGRSHTWIQLQCVRTSVARQCQTVGRLTIFDWCGSALLASQKKDIESARFANASSQGLRDLATALAGELPVIPYTKSVETSLLFDLLGGNSITAVVGRIRSSTEHIEETLRTLHVLTSLFGVCNGPLVPDNQTSDEIRWQGLVAALCSDHQAERELKAVENIRDF; encoded by the coding sequence ATGAGCATAAACTCGTCTGCacaagcggcagcgccagctccagCGACTCCGAAAGGATCAGCGTCGGATACCGGCGGTACACTTACTACCGCAGGCAACGAGCCAACAgtgaagaagaaaaagaagctcTTGAATGGCGCCAACATCAAGTTCACTTTCCCCAGCGGCGCCACATACGAGGGAAGTTTCAGGGATGGGAGGGTCGAAGGATACGGTGTCTACACTTACGCCAAAACCGGCGATGTCTACGAGGGCGAGTGGAAAGCAGACCTCAAGCACGGTCAGGGCTGCTACACCTTCGCGAACGGCGACAAGTACACTGGACAGTGGTACATGGGCAAGAAGCAAGGAAAAGGGCAGTTTGTTTTTGTCAATGGGAACGAGTATGTCGGCTCATGGAGGAGGAATGAAATGAACGGCTACGGTCTCTTTTTGCTCGCGTCGAACGGTGACCGCTACGAAGGCTATTGGAACGAGGGCGTCCGgcaaggggaggggtgccTCTACTACGGCAACAGTGACTTGTACGACGGTGAGTGGTGTagcggccagcagcagggccTCGGCGTTTTTTTGCAATCGAATGACGACTTGTACTGTGGCCAGTGGGATGCCGGGGTCATGGACGGAAAAGGCGTCTTGCGAGAGAAGGGCATCCTCTTCCTTGTCGAATACGTAGGAGGCTACCTCATTTCAAAGCAAAGGCAGAGCGATGCCCTCGACGAGACAGAAAAGGAGTGGGCGCCTGCCTACCGACATTATCTTGCCTGGATTGAACGTCACCAAGCTCCGGCTGCGTCAACGCTAACGGCGAAGGAACACAGCAAGCTAAGAGACGAACTTCAAGCAGCCCTCGCTGAAAACAGCATTCTTCGAAAGCGTCTCGAAGACCTACTTGCCCTGCATCGGCCGAAAGCTCTCTCGGATAACTCAGGCGGAGAGTCACCTTCTACATTTCTTTCGGCTGCTCTGGAGGAGGCTGGCGCAGAGTACTGGAAGGAGTCACTGCGGAAGCTCGAGAGCAGGCTAAAGCTACTTGAGTGCACACTTGCCGAACGTGTTGTGGAGGTGCGGAAGCTTAGAGAGCAGCTCAAAAAGAGCGATGCCAAAGTGCGCGAGCTGGAGCTCGAAGACGCACGGCGCAAGGTGTGGCTTCGTGGCACGAAGGATAAAAGTGCGAAGGAAACACCGCTATTCAACGCACAAGCGCCATCTGCGCCCCCAGGACTCCTAGACATGGACATTATCGACGCCAACGAGGTGGATCAGCTGAGGGAGCAGAACGCTGGGCTGATGCGGCTGaacgaagagctgcagcggaagGCATCCTTTCTCGCGACCGAAAACGCAAAGCTTGCCTTGAAGGAAGAAGCCGCCGAAGAGCAGTACGACAAACTCATGGAGGAAGTGGAGAGGTTGCGGGTGACTTTGGAAAATGAAGGCCGCGTCAACATGAGTATTGAGCCGCTGAAAACTGGAGACATtgctgcaacagcagcagtgtcAGAGTCCGTAGCAGTAGGGGTGTCTTCACCGGTGTTACCCCCGTTTTCACCCGAGATGAGCTTAGCACATGAAGAGCTTCAGCAGAGGCTCATGCAGGCCAACCAGCTGAACATCGAGCTGCGGCTTAGAATGGGCAAACTGGAGCGAACAGCTCAGTCGAAACCAAGCGTCGCTGGACTCTCCTCATTCACTCCGGAGGCTTCCGAACTCGCGCGTGAGAATGAGATGCTGCGCTCTGTAGTAGCCAGTCTTAAAGGAGAATTAGCGGTGATGCAGAGTGGTTTGAACGATGCAAAGCAGCAAATTGCTCTTGCCCATCAGCGACAGGTAGAGCTGGAGGAGTCCATGAAGATGATCACACACCGCAAAGCAGCCAACCCGCAGTTGCATGAGGCGCTGGAGCGGAAATCTGCGCGAATAGCGAATCTAGAACTGGAAAACGCAGAGCTCGCACGACTGTTGGACGAGACCCGTGCAGACCTggaggagaggcaggcaATATCTTTGGAAACGAAACAGCAGTCGAGTTTCGGATCGTCGaccgtcggcggcgcactCAACGAGCTCGAGTTCGCTCAAAAGGAGGTGAAAAAGCTGCAGAGGCGAATAAAGAAGTTCACGGGCGAGCGAAACAGTGTGACAGAGCAGGTTTACGAGTTGCAAATGCGGTTGGCTCGCACCGATCGATCCCTCAGTGCACTACAGGGCCGGGTTACCGTGTTCGCCTCCATCGCTGGCGATGGTATCAgtggtgcagcagtggcagaTGTGGCCGCGAGAGTCGATGCCACCGATTCCACGAAGCTGGTGGTGTGTGACTGTGGAGAGGAGACAACCTACCAGTACGACTACTGCTTTGATAAAGATGCCTCCGTGGAGCAAGTCTTCGCTGAGCTTTGCGGCCCTTTGGCTTTTGTGTGGTCGGGCTACCAGTTGGCGCTTATGACGGTCGGCGGGTTTCGCTCAGGGAAGACCGGCCTCGTGAAAGAGATCCTTCCTCTTTTCACGAAATACCTGTCAAAGGAAGCGGGAGAGAAACCACAACGCTTGTTTTTCAGCTTCACCTACCGTGTCGCCGTTGTTGAGATTTCTGCGCGTGGAGGCTTCGACTGTGCATCGGGAGACAACGTCACGGAGGTGTGCTGCGATTCGAACGGATTTGTGCAGCCAAAGAACGTGCGCTTCGTCGACTGCACAAGTGGTAGCATTCCCATTGTGATCGACAACCTTCTTGCcaaacggcggcagcactaCAACGGCCGCTCACATACCTGGATCCAGCTCCAGTGTGTACGGACAAGCGTCGCGCGCCAGTGCCAGACAGTTGGCCGACTGACCATTTTTGAttggtgcggcagcgctttGCTTGCATCGCAGAAGAAGGACATCGAGAGCGCGCGCTTTGCGAACGCGTCTAGCCAGGGTCTGCGAGACCTCGCCACAGCACTCGCGGGCGAGCTGCCTGTGATTCCGTACACAAAATCTGTAGAGACTTCGCTGCTGTTTGACTTGCTCGGTGGCAATTCGATAACTGCGGTGGTTGGCCGCATACGATCCTCCACGGAGCACATCGAGGAGACCCTTCGAACACTTCATGTTTTGACTTCTCTCTTCGGTGTGTGCAACGGACCTCTAGTGCCGGACAATCAAACCAGCGATGAGATTCGTTGGCAGGGTCTTGTTGCAGCGCTGTGCTCCGACCACCAagcggagagagagctgAAGGCGGTTGAAAACATCCGGGACTTCTAG
- a CDS encoding putative ADP-ribosylation factor, with protein MGGWLSSLLGKKEVRILMVGLDAAGKTTILYKLKLGEVVTTIPTIGFNVETLEYKNLKFTMWDVGGQDKLRPLWRHYYQNTNGIIFVVDSNDRDRMRDARAELDKMLVEDDLRAATLLVFANKQDLPNAMSTTEVTEKLGLHALRQRNWYIQGCCGTTAQGLYEGLDWLSANIKKSMN; from the coding sequence ATGGGAGGCTGGCTGTCATCGCTACTGGGCAAGAAGGAGGTGCGTATCCTCATGGTCGGTCTTGATGCCGCCGGTAAAACCACCATTCTGTACAAGCTGAAGCTCGGCGAGGTCGTGACCACCATCCCGACCATCGGATTCAACGTCGAGACGCTTGAATACAAGAATCTGAAGTTCACCATGTGGGATGTCGGTGGCCAGGACAAGCTTCGCCCGCTGTGGCGCCACTACTATCAGAACACGAATGGTATCATCTTCGTGGTCGATAGCAACGATCGCGATCGAATGCGCGATGCTCGGGCGGAGTTGGACAAAATGCTTGTTGAGGACGATCTCCGCGCCGCGACGCTGCTCGTGTTCGCCAACAAGCAGGATCTTCCGAATGCCATGAGCACAACAGAGGTGACGGAGAAGCTTGGCCTGCATgccctgcgccagcgcaacTGGTACATTcagggctgctgcggcaccaccgctCAGGGTCTCTACGAGGGTCTCGACTGGCTTTCTGCCAACATCAAGAAGTCCATGAACTAA